AAGACAGATAAATATTCCAATAATTATTGGGAGTGCAAGCTTTCACAGCTCTATAATAAACCATACAGAGCTTCTTTCTAATGCTTTCTCTGCATTAAAAGAAGCCGAACTTAAAGAAAGTAGAATTGTTACTAAATAAGATTGGAAGAAGTATCCATCGCTTTGAGACAATTGGCTCTACACAGGATTTAGCAAGAAGCCTTATTTTATCAGGGGCAAATGATGGAGAGGTGGTTATTTCGGAAATTCAATCCTCTGGAAGGGGAAGGAGGGGAGATGAATGGGTTTCTCCTAAGGGAGGTCTTTGGTTTTCTATCATTTTATTCCCATACAACCTAAATGTAGATAGCCTTCCTTTATTTTCTTTAGGGATTTCCTTTGCAATAAGTGAGGCAATAAAGCAAGAGACAGGGCTTTTTTGCTTTACCAAATGGCCAAATGATTTGTATGTTAAGGAAAAGAAAATAGGGGGTATCCTTATTGAATCAGATATATCATTAAATCGGGTAAATTGGTTAATTGTGGGAATCGGGATAAATGTAAATATAGATAAAGGGCTCCTTCCGGAAAATGCAACATCCATAAAGGAGGAATTAAAAAAAGGGGTCTCTCTTGAGGCTCTATTTTTTTCTATACTAAATGGTATAGATGAAATTTATACAAATATTGACGGGATTTTAGACCTTCTCCCAATGATAAAGGAGAGATGTATTACAATAGGAAAAGAGGTGCAATTTGAAAATATCTCTGGAAGGGCGATTGATATAGATCTGCAAGGAAGGCTTATTA
This portion of the bacterium genome encodes:
- a CDS encoding biotin--[acetyl-CoA-carboxylase] ligase, with the protein product MLLNKIGRSIHRFETIGSTQDLARSLILSGANDGEVVISEIQSSGRGRRGDEWVSPKGGLWFSIILFPYNLNVDSLPLFSLGISFAISEAIKQETGLFCFTKWPNDLYVKEKKIGGILIESDISLNRVNWLIVGIGINVNIDKGLLPENATSIKEELKKGVSLEALFFSILNGIDEIYTNIDGILDLLPMIKERCITIGKEVQFENISGRAIDIDLQGRLIIKTKEGKTVYNEF